The following proteins come from a genomic window of Ornithinimicrobium cryptoxanthini:
- a CDS encoding peroxidase family protein encodes MAVLGGAALAISLVPASAATFVSAEDSNFAPMATDEDPAFRLIPSDLEFILKQIEISEAHAYAMETNDQTYSLLCTDNQDTSNKCVRSPMLPHGLRTVDGSFNNLEFDTATGKSNELMPRLLPIRWREGETAPPGAPTAGDTSMCEDPAGTCYEQYDGLVYDSQPRVISNLIVDNTTNNPTVAEAAANNPDSVIDPVTGELYLPNMTADEALSPPVNMWFVFFGQFFDHGLDLVDKSPTDSIIVPLSPDDPLFNPATPHLNFMAMSRATNQPGLDGVLGTADDVRQHQNRTTPWVDQNQTYTSHPAHQVFIREYISTPSGPKATGRLLNGPNGGLATWDAVQEQALTVLGINLVDESVLNVPQVYVDLYGQFIPGPDRGFPQLITPGGSVEAGTGEGQVLLSTDAIPLSQSFLDDIAHGATPADPIDDPSCTEAECPQIPGYDNVLLGEHFITGDGRGNENIGLSTVHHVFHAEHNRLVDHITSILDANPDLKAAFESSGEADDWTYNERIFQAARFTNEMQYQHLVFEEFARTVQPAIDVVVFNENAYDSTIDASIKAEFAHVVYRFGHSMLTEDIRREGFGSESALLLDGFLNPRAYHCAVPLVPGPTEADPQVCPSGSVLDPEQAAGAIVNGTTNQVANQVDELVTSTLRNNLLGLPLDLPTINIMRGRDAGVPGLQQARRTFYEDTGSANLEPYSSWRDFGLSLKNGENFGRGPSTTSLVNFVAAYGQHPTVLDATTLNGKRAAAEALVNGISTVQIVERIAGANRFATAAAISADSFTTANTVYVASGANYPDALAGGPAAAVEGGPVLLLGQNSIPLPTLQEIVRLQPQRIVVLGGTTAISEQVFNSLETYAPTVERRAGANRYETAALVTQNAFTSANRVYIASGANYADALGGAAAAAANGSPLLLVYPNSVPTETSAELARLSPSEIVVLGGESAISPAVVTALETVAPVTRLGGINRYQTSELVSQHFATPGGTVYIATGASYPDALAASSPAGLSNAPILLVPPTGLTASLEAELLRLAPNRIVVLGGVSTIPDSTMVDIQALFPAAEGPADREAFMNSTGTTWGNAAGGISTTGLEDVDFWVGGLAESLDPFGGMLGSTFNHVFEQQLEDLQFGDRFYYLFRNQGNQLFSALEANSFSNLIQRNTDASLLPADIFISHSPYLDLENLPDPLPEGLSLTPNGTYRWDGDEHIEIHGNRTLGDRIRGGQGDDSLWGYGGDDIIEGGSGNDTIQGGPGRDILTDSFGDDNIKGGDGNDAIDGGPGIDLLLGQAGSDFVTKTSDNSGAATAFLGTGNDFFLGGTGRDNPLGNEGDDWLEGGSHADLLMGDNAQQFQDDVDGGDDVLIGGPGSDDHDAEGGDDIMVASSGGTDRYHGMFGFDYVTYYGTSGGVDADLNFNLLQPPDVTAIRDRFTHVEALSGGSGDDVIRGLGVAPDDLAADEVNMATREGFAKIDGLTELLNPGHEQDYTLRFLADNPLRQDNDGVSTLLFGGPGSDVMEGRFGDDFIDGDAMLRVQLEHNGTRYDSLSQLKAGVFAGNIDPGDISIVREIVIVPDDEGVLDTAVYADPFLNAEGVANYEINQLPDGYWEIVHVGGPEFEESEGADILRNIEMLQFGDGGCFELSAALTPCASMGTIAFTGTIDPPTENEQITATVTFEDAEGNPTVTSPQSIRFSWQAGEVGEAWDPSPTEGGPITRVAGTNTWQQSFTPGDGDAGAILRVVVTFLDDNGQLRQVVSGVVGGPDNLAVVNINDDPEGLTLSTMTPRVGQSVLPSGFIDPDGLEEAVDAGMTYEWQTSSTADFSDDVRTVATKEVPTTNQIGYTVEASEVNRHLRVVVFYTDDQGTEEVYPSDATSPIVPAETG; translated from the coding sequence GTTACGAGCAGTACGACGGCCTTGTCTACGATTCCCAGCCGCGGGTCATCAGCAACCTGATCGTGGACAACACCACCAACAACCCGACGGTCGCCGAGGCGGCCGCCAACAACCCCGACTCCGTGATCGACCCGGTGACCGGGGAGCTCTACCTGCCGAACATGACGGCCGACGAGGCGCTCTCGCCGCCGGTCAACATGTGGTTCGTCTTCTTCGGGCAGTTCTTTGACCACGGCCTCGACCTGGTCGACAAGAGCCCGACCGACTCCATCATCGTGCCCCTGAGCCCGGACGACCCGCTCTTCAATCCGGCGACGCCCCACCTCAACTTCATGGCGATGAGCCGCGCCACGAACCAGCCCGGCCTGGACGGAGTTCTCGGCACGGCCGACGACGTCCGTCAGCACCAGAACCGCACGACGCCGTGGGTGGACCAGAACCAGACCTACACCTCGCACCCGGCACACCAGGTCTTCATCCGCGAATACATCTCGACCCCGAGCGGGCCGAAGGCAACTGGCCGCCTGCTCAACGGCCCCAACGGTGGCCTCGCCACCTGGGACGCTGTGCAGGAGCAGGCGCTGACCGTCCTGGGCATCAACCTCGTCGACGAGAGCGTCCTCAACGTCCCGCAGGTCTACGTGGACCTCTACGGCCAGTTCATCCCGGGACCGGACCGCGGCTTCCCCCAGCTCATTACGCCCGGTGGCTCGGTTGAGGCCGGCACCGGCGAGGGCCAGGTCCTGCTCTCGACTGACGCGATCCCACTCAGCCAGTCGTTCCTGGACGACATTGCCCACGGTGCGACGCCGGCTGACCCGATCGATGACCCCTCGTGCACAGAGGCGGAATGCCCGCAGATTCCCGGCTATGACAACGTCCTGCTGGGCGAGCACTTCATCACCGGTGATGGTCGTGGCAACGAGAACATCGGCCTGTCCACCGTCCACCACGTCTTCCACGCCGAGCACAACCGGCTCGTGGACCACATCACCTCCATTCTCGACGCGAACCCGGACCTGAAGGCCGCGTTCGAGAGCAGCGGCGAGGCTGACGACTGGACCTACAACGAGCGCATCTTCCAGGCGGCCCGCTTCACCAACGAGATGCAGTATCAGCACCTCGTCTTCGAGGAGTTCGCCCGCACGGTCCAGCCGGCGATCGACGTCGTGGTCTTCAACGAGAACGCCTACGACAGCACCATCGACGCCTCCATCAAGGCAGAGTTCGCGCACGTGGTCTATCGGTTCGGTCACTCGATGTTGACCGAGGACATCAGGCGGGAAGGGTTCGGGTCCGAGTCGGCCCTCTTGCTCGACGGCTTCCTCAACCCGCGGGCCTATCACTGCGCAGTCCCACTCGTGCCTGGTCCGACCGAGGCAGATCCGCAGGTGTGCCCCTCCGGCAGCGTGCTGGACCCAGAGCAGGCCGCGGGCGCGATCGTGAACGGCACGACCAACCAGGTCGCGAACCAGGTCGACGAGCTGGTCACCAGCACGCTCCGCAACAACCTGCTGGGGCTCCCGCTCGACCTGCCGACGATCAACATCATGCGCGGGCGCGACGCCGGCGTCCCCGGGTTGCAGCAGGCCCGCCGCACCTTCTACGAGGACACCGGCAGCGCAAACCTGGAGCCCTACTCCAGCTGGCGGGACTTCGGGTTGTCGCTGAAGAACGGCGAGAACTTCGGGCGCGGTCCCAGCACCACCTCGCTGGTCAACTTCGTCGCTGCCTACGGTCAGCACCCGACCGTGCTGGACGCAACCACTCTTAACGGCAAGCGTGCTGCGGCCGAGGCACTGGTCAACGGCATCTCGACGGTCCAGATCGTTGAGCGCATCGCTGGTGCCAACCGTTTTGCCACCGCGGCAGCGATCAGTGCTGACAGCTTCACCACTGCCAACACGGTCTATGTGGCTAGCGGAGCCAACTACCCCGACGCCCTGGCCGGCGGTCCTGCGGCTGCCGTCGAGGGTGGCCCGGTCCTGCTGCTCGGGCAGAACTCCATCCCGCTACCGACCCTGCAGGAGATCGTGCGCCTGCAGCCGCAGCGCATCGTCGTGCTGGGCGGCACGACGGCGATCAGTGAGCAGGTCTTCAACTCCCTGGAGACCTACGCACCGACCGTCGAGCGTCGCGCCGGAGCCAACCGCTACGAGACGGCGGCCCTGGTCACGCAGAACGCTTTCACCAGTGCCAACCGCGTCTACATCGCCAGTGGCGCCAACTACGCTGACGCACTCGGTGGCGCGGCGGCTGCCGCAGCCAACGGTTCGCCGCTGTTGCTGGTGTACCCGAACTCCGTGCCGACGGAGACCTCGGCCGAGCTTGCCCGACTCAGCCCGAGCGAGATCGTCGTGCTGGGTGGCGAGTCGGCGATCAGCCCGGCTGTGGTGACAGCGCTCGAGACGGTGGCCCCCGTCACCCGTCTCGGAGGCATCAACCGCTATCAGACCAGCGAGCTGGTCAGCCAGCACTTTGCCACCCCTGGCGGCACGGTGTATATCGCCACCGGCGCCAGCTACCCGGATGCCCTCGCGGCCTCGTCACCGGCGGGCCTGAGCAACGCTCCGATCCTGCTGGTGCCGCCCACCGGGCTCACCGCGAGCCTGGAGGCAGAGCTGCTGCGCCTGGCGCCTAACCGCATCGTGGTGCTCGGTGGGGTGTCAACCATCCCCGACAGCACCATGGTCGACATCCAGGCACTGTTCCCGGCAGCAGAAGGTCCCGCCGACCGCGAGGCTTTCATGAACAGCACAGGGACGACCTGGGGCAACGCAGCAGGAGGCATCAGCACCACCGGCCTGGAGGACGTCGACTTCTGGGTCGGCGGTCTGGCCGAGTCGCTGGATCCGTTTGGCGGCATGCTCGGCAGCACGTTCAACCACGTGTTCGAGCAGCAGCTGGAGGACCTCCAGTTCGGTGACCGGTTCTACTACCTGTTCCGCAACCAGGGCAACCAGCTCTTCTCCGCCCTGGAAGCGAACTCGTTCTCGAACCTCATCCAGCGCAACACGGATGCCTCGCTGCTCCCAGCAGACATCTTTATCTCGCACTCCCCCTACCTCGACCTGGAGAACCTGCCTGACCCGCTCCCGGAGGGTCTCAGCCTGACGCCCAACGGCACCTACCGCTGGGACGGCGACGAGCACATCGAGATCCATGGCAACCGGACTCTTGGCGATCGCATCCGCGGTGGTCAGGGTGACGACTCACTGTGGGGTTACGGCGGCGACGACATCATCGAGGGAGGCTCTGGCAACGACACCATCCAGGGCGGTCCTGGCAGGGACATCCTCACCGACTCCTTCGGTGATGACAACATCAAGGGCGGTGACGGCAACGACGCGATCGACGGCGGGCCGGGCATCGACCTCCTGCTCGGCCAGGCCGGGTCGGACTTCGTCACCAAGACGTCCGACAACTCTGGCGCGGCCACCGCTTTCCTCGGGACCGGCAACGACTTCTTCCTCGGAGGCACCGGTCGGGACAACCCGCTCGGCAACGAGGGAGACGACTGGCTGGAGGGCGGCTCGCACGCCGACCTGCTGATGGGTGACAACGCACAGCAGTTCCAGGACGACGTGGACGGTGGAGACGATGTCCTCATCGGTGGACCCGGTTCCGACGACCATGACGCCGAGGGCGGAGATGACATCATGGTCGCGTCCTCCGGCGGCACCGACAGATACCACGGAATGTTCGGCTTCGACTACGTCACCTACTACGGGACGAGCGGCGGTGTCGATGCGGACCTGAACTTCAACCTGTTGCAGCCGCCAGACGTCACCGCGATCCGCGACCGCTTCACGCACGTGGAGGCCCTGTCCGGCGGCTCTGGCGACGACGTCATCCGTGGACTGGGTGTGGCACCCGACGACCTGGCTGCCGACGAGGTCAACATGGCGACCCGTGAGGGCTTCGCCAAGATCGACGGCTTGACCGAGCTGCTCAACCCCGGTCACGAGCAGGACTACACGCTGCGCTTCCTGGCGGACAACCCGCTGCGTCAGGACAACGACGGCGTCTCGACCCTGCTGTTCGGCGGCCCCGGCAGCGACGTCATGGAGGGTCGCTTCGGCGACGACTTCATCGATGGCGACGCCATGCTGCGGGTGCAGCTTGAGCACAACGGCACCCGCTACGACAGCCTGTCCCAACTCAAGGCTGGTGTGTTCGCTGGGAACATCGACCCCGGTGATATCTCGATCGTTCGCGAGATCGTGATTGTCCCGGACGATGAGGGCGTCCTCGACACGGCCGTCTACGCCGACCCCTTCCTCAACGCGGAGGGTGTGGCGAACTACGAGATCAACCAGCTGCCAGACGGCTACTGGGAGATCGTGCACGTCGGTGGCCCCGAGTTCGAGGAGTCCGAGGGTGCAGACATCTTGCGCAACATCGAGATGCTGCAGTTCGGCGACGGCGGGTGCTTCGAGCTCTCGGCCGCACTGACGCCGTGCGCGTCGATGGGCACCATCGCCTTCACCGGCACCATCGACCCGCCGACCGAGAACGAGCAGATCACTGCGACGGTCACCTTTGAGGACGCCGAAGGCAACCCCACGGTCACCAGCCCGCAGAGCATCCGCTTCAGCTGGCAGGCCGGCGAGGTCGGCGAGGCCTGGGACCCGTCCCCCACCGAGGGTGGACCGATCACCCGCGTTGCTGGTACCAACACCTGGCAGCAGTCCTTCACGCCGGGTGACGGTGACGCAGGAGCCATCCTGAGGGTCGTGGTGACCTTCCTGGATGACAACGGCCAGCTGCGGCAGGTGGTCTCTGGCGTGGTCGGCGGACCGGACAACCTGGCGGTCGTCAACATCAACGACGACCCAGAGGGTCTGACCCTGTCGACGATGACCCCCCGGGTTGGGCAGTCGGTCCTGCCCAGTGGGTTCATCGACCCTGACGGGCTTGAGGAGGCGGTGGACGCCGGGATGACCTACGAGTGGCAGACCTCGTCCACGGCCGACTTCAGCGACGACGTGCGGACCGTGGCCACCAAGGAGGTGCCTACCACCAACCAGATTGGCTACACGGTCGAGGCCTCGGAGGTGAATCGCCACCTTAGGGTCGTGGTCTTCTACACGGACGACCAGGGCACGGAAGAGGTGTATCCGTCAGACGCAACCTCACCGATCGTGCCGGCAGAAACCGGATGA
- a CDS encoding AMP-binding protein — translation MSSTATTAYRAARDQLLSLQGDPDRAREEFSYPDVGPVWNWAVDWFDAFARGNDRPGLIVVEEDGSEQTLTFDQIAQRSDQVAAFLTAQGVTRGDSVIVMLGNQVELWDTMLGIMKVGAVIMPTTTAVGPADLRDRIERGQAAAVVANAADTAKFADVPGDYLRVSVREADGWTDLHSAYGLEVGVLEHPGTGPDDRLLLYFTSGTTSRPKLVEHTQASYPIGHLSTMAWLGVRPGDVHLNISSPGWAKHAWSCFFAPWIAEATILVYNYARFDAGALLKVLRSYRVTTFCAPPTVWRMLINADLSGGPGAVREVIGAGEPLNPEVISQVQRQWGLTLRDGYGQTETTAQVGNMPGEAVKLGSMGKPLPGMPCVLLDVETGTLVEGAGEGELCLDLSASPVALMTGYQGDDARNAEAMADGFYHTGDVASRDAHGTITYVGRTDDVFKASDYKISPFELESVLIEHEAVAEAAVVPAPDEVRLAVPKAYIALSPGHEPTRETAFSIFKHCRAQLAPWQRVRRIEFYELPKTISGKIRRVELRTREQELATEASTPGTTGHVGQEFRDSDFPELRQG, via the coding sequence ATGTCCAGCACAGCCACGACGGCCTACCGAGCAGCTCGTGACCAGCTCCTCTCCCTCCAGGGTGACCCCGACCGAGCGCGAGAGGAGTTCTCTTATCCCGACGTGGGCCCGGTGTGGAACTGGGCCGTGGACTGGTTCGACGCGTTCGCCCGCGGCAACGACCGGCCCGGGCTGATCGTCGTCGAGGAGGACGGCAGCGAGCAGACCCTGACCTTCGACCAGATCGCCCAGCGCTCCGACCAGGTGGCGGCGTTCCTGACGGCGCAGGGCGTCACCCGCGGCGACAGCGTCATCGTCATGCTCGGCAACCAGGTCGAGCTGTGGGACACGATGCTCGGCATCATGAAGGTCGGCGCCGTGATCATGCCGACCACGACCGCCGTCGGACCGGCCGACCTGCGTGACCGCATCGAGCGCGGCCAGGCCGCAGCGGTCGTGGCCAACGCCGCCGACACCGCCAAGTTCGCGGACGTCCCCGGCGACTACCTCAGGGTGAGCGTCCGGGAGGCGGACGGGTGGACCGACCTGCACTCGGCATACGGCCTCGAGGTGGGCGTCCTTGAGCACCCCGGCACGGGTCCGGACGACCGACTCCTGCTCTATTTCACCTCCGGCACCACCAGCCGCCCCAAGCTGGTCGAGCACACGCAGGCGTCCTATCCGATCGGGCACCTGTCGACGATGGCCTGGCTCGGGGTCCGTCCCGGGGATGTGCACCTCAACATCTCCTCGCCGGGCTGGGCCAAGCACGCGTGGTCCTGCTTCTTTGCGCCGTGGATCGCCGAGGCGACGATTCTGGTCTACAACTACGCGAGGTTCGATGCCGGCGCCCTGCTCAAGGTGCTGCGGTCCTATCGCGTCACCACGTTCTGTGCGCCACCCACCGTGTGGCGCATGCTGATCAACGCCGACCTGTCCGGCGGGCCGGGGGCGGTGCGGGAGGTGATCGGGGCCGGCGAGCCGCTCAACCCCGAGGTCATCTCGCAGGTGCAGCGGCAGTGGGGGCTGACCCTGCGCGACGGCTACGGACAGACCGAGACGACCGCCCAGGTCGGCAACATGCCGGGCGAGGCGGTCAAGCTCGGCTCGATGGGCAAGCCGCTGCCGGGTATGCCGTGCGTCCTGCTCGACGTCGAGACCGGGACCCTGGTCGAGGGTGCCGGTGAGGGCGAGCTGTGCCTGGACCTGTCCGCCAGCCCGGTCGCGCTGATGACCGGCTATCAGGGTGACGACGCACGCAACGCCGAGGCGATGGCCGACGGCTTCTATCACACGGGTGACGTCGCCTCGCGTGACGCGCACGGCACGATCACCTATGTCGGGCGCACGGATGATGTCTTCAAGGCCAGCGACTACAAGATCAGTCCCTTCGAGCTGGAGTCGGTGCTGATCGAGCACGAGGCGGTTGCGGAGGCGGCCGTCGTCCCGGCACCCGATGAGGTGCGCCTGGCGGTCCCCAAGGCCTACATTGCCCTCTCCCCCGGGCACGAGCCCACCCGGGAGACCGCGTTCTCGATCTTCAAGCACTGTCGCGCGCAGCTCGCCCCCTGGCAGCGGGTGCGCCGCATCGAGTTCTATGAGCTGCCCAAGACGATCAGCGGCAAGATCCGCCGCGTCGAGCTGCGCACCCGCGAGCAGGAGCTGGCCACCGAGGCCTCGACGCCCGGGACGACCGGGCACGTCGGTCAGGAGTTCCGCGACTCCGACTTCCCCGAGCTGCGGCAGGGCTGA
- a CDS encoding peroxidase-related enzyme (This protein belongs to a clade of uncharacterized proteins related to peroxidases such as the alkylhydroperoxidase AhpD.): protein MTEQTPEISYLRVPERDDVPEGVTRLWDKSEQAFGFVPNVFRAQAVNGDQFLAWWNYFNLLVNKEGHLTNAERELIAVVVSGLNRCTYCAISHGAALRQFTGDPVTADLVSVNWRQADLAPREAAIAEYAELLTRAPDEVTREDLEPLRDVGMDDHQIMEVGQVIGMFNMTNRVSTALGFIPNEEYHSHAR from the coding sequence ATGACTGAGCAGACCCCCGAGATCTCCTACCTGCGCGTGCCCGAGCGTGACGACGTGCCCGAGGGCGTGACGCGCCTGTGGGACAAGTCGGAGCAGGCGTTCGGCTTCGTGCCCAACGTCTTCCGCGCGCAGGCCGTCAACGGCGACCAGTTCCTGGCCTGGTGGAACTACTTCAACCTCCTGGTCAACAAGGAGGGGCACCTGACCAACGCCGAGCGCGAGCTGATCGCCGTCGTGGTCAGCGGCCTCAACCGGTGCACCTACTGCGCGATCTCCCACGGAGCAGCGCTGCGGCAGTTCACCGGAGACCCGGTCACCGCAGACCTGGTGTCGGTGAACTGGCGTCAGGCGGACCTCGCACCGAGGGAGGCGGCCATCGCTGAGTATGCCGAGCTCCTCACCCGGGCGCCGGACGAGGTCACCCGTGAGGACCTGGAGCCGCTTCGTGATGTCGGCATGGACGACCACCAGATCATGGAGGTCGGGCAGGTCATCGGCATGTTCAACATGACCAACCGCGTCTCCACGGCGCTGGGCTTCATCCCGAACGAGGAATACCACTCGCACGCGCGCTAG
- a CDS encoding type II toxin-antitoxin system VapC family toxin, which translates to MILVDTSIWIDHLHTSQPDLVRLLDQDAVGCHPAVVEELALGSIAQRDVVLALLESLHQFPVLGHAELLTLVSGRRLWGRGLSAVDGHLLGAVALVSGARLWTRDRRLMAACRDAGVACLGERT; encoded by the coding sequence GTGATCCTGGTCGACACCTCGATCTGGATCGACCACCTGCACACGTCCCAGCCCGACCTCGTCAGACTTCTCGACCAGGATGCCGTGGGCTGCCATCCGGCGGTGGTGGAGGAGCTGGCGCTGGGGTCGATCGCGCAGCGCGATGTGGTCCTGGCCCTCCTGGAGAGCCTCCATCAGTTCCCTGTGCTGGGTCATGCTGAACTGCTGACGCTGGTGAGCGGCCGACGGCTTTGGGGACGAGGCCTCAGCGCGGTGGATGGGCACCTGTTGGGGGCCGTCGCGCTCGTCAGTGGCGCACGGCTGTGGACACGCGACCGGCGTCTGATGGCGGCGTGCCGCGATGCCGGGGTCGCCTGCCTCGGTGAGCGGACCTGA
- a CDS encoding type II toxin-antitoxin system VapB family antitoxin: MRTTVNIDDELFARASELTGVSERAALLRDGLRTLIRVESAKRLAALGGSDPSATAAPRRREGTA; the protein is encoded by the coding sequence ATGAGAACGACAGTCAATATCGACGACGAGCTGTTCGCCCGGGCGAGCGAGCTGACAGGTGTGAGCGAACGGGCGGCACTGCTGCGTGATGGCCTGAGGACACTGATCCGGGTGGAGTCCGCCAAGAGGCTCGCTGCACTGGGTGGTTCGGACCCGTCGGCGACAGCCGCACCCCGACGGCGCGAGGGGACTGCGTGA
- a CDS encoding molybdopterin-dependent oxidoreductase, which produces MSTRMGGAVAGIAAGTLTLAVAEIGAALMMRGGMGSGNASPLVAVAGAFIDRTPAWLKDFAIATFGTQDKLALFVGMAIVLSAVCAAIGALGGPAKPPQKGVGDQQNLPKNGWPTWGLGLFALVGLVGVAAVLSRPDAAVIDVAPTVIGTLVGLWTLDRLWGRLRVAEAAVDHDQTMGSGQASRRSVLLWGGGLTVVGALGIVAGRTLSRAGEVVEAARAKFGTLRVSDPVQVPAGASQGVAGQTPYVTPNDEFYRIDTAVTVPQVDPQTWRLRVTGMVDRELELTFQDLLDADLVEALVTLTCVSNYVGGNLAGNGVWTGLPVREVLARAGLQDGADMVLSTSVDGFTAGTPLEAMTDDRNALIAVAQNGEPLLPEHGFPVRLVVPGLYGYVSATKWVTELKVTRFDQDEGYWTPRGWSALGPIKTASRIDVPRGESVNAGEVVIAGVAWAQHRGIDKVEVRIGDGDWQEAQLAAEPTIDSWRQWMLTWQAEPGEYAVSVRATDGTGEVQTDELANPAPDGASGWHTVDVTVEGS; this is translated from the coding sequence ATGAGCACACGCATGGGCGGCGCCGTGGCAGGGATCGCGGCAGGGACTCTGACGCTCGCCGTGGCCGAGATCGGTGCTGCGCTGATGATGCGCGGGGGCATGGGGTCTGGCAATGCTTCACCGCTGGTCGCGGTGGCGGGCGCCTTCATCGACCGGACACCGGCCTGGCTCAAGGACTTCGCGATCGCGACCTTCGGCACCCAAGACAAGCTCGCCCTGTTTGTCGGCATGGCGATCGTGCTGAGCGCGGTGTGCGCTGCGATTGGCGCGCTCGGCGGACCTGCAAAACCTCCCCAAAAAGGCGTGGGCGACCAGCAAAACCTCCCTAAAAATGGGTGGCCGACGTGGGGGTTGGGACTGTTTGCGCTCGTGGGGCTGGTCGGAGTGGCTGCGGTGCTGAGCCGCCCGGATGCGGCAGTCATCGACGTCGCGCCGACGGTGATCGGCACGCTCGTCGGGCTGTGGACGCTGGACCGGTTGTGGGGCAGGCTCCGCGTGGCCGAGGCCGCGGTCGACCACGACCAGACCATGGGCTCCGGGCAGGCCAGCCGTCGCTCGGTGCTGCTGTGGGGTGGCGGACTGACCGTCGTTGGCGCGCTCGGCATCGTGGCCGGCCGCACGCTCAGCAGGGCCGGCGAGGTCGTCGAGGCCGCCCGGGCCAAGTTCGGGACGCTGCGGGTCTCGGACCCGGTGCAGGTGCCCGCAGGCGCCTCGCAGGGGGTCGCGGGGCAGACGCCCTACGTCACGCCCAACGACGAGTTCTATCGGATCGACACCGCCGTCACCGTCCCTCAGGTCGACCCGCAGACCTGGCGGCTGCGGGTCACCGGCATGGTCGACCGGGAGCTCGAGCTCACCTTCCAGGACCTCCTGGACGCTGACCTCGTCGAGGCGCTGGTCACGCTCACCTGCGTGTCGAACTATGTCGGCGGCAACCTGGCCGGCAACGGGGTGTGGACCGGCCTGCCGGTGCGCGAGGTGCTGGCCCGGGCAGGGCTCCAGGACGGCGCGGACATGGTGCTGTCGACCAGCGTCGACGGCTTCACCGCGGGCACGCCGCTGGAGGCGATGACCGACGACCGCAACGCGCTGATCGCGGTCGCGCAGAACGGTGAGCCGCTGCTGCCCGAGCACGGCTTCCCGGTGCGCCTGGTGGTGCCGGGGCTCTATGGCTATGTCTCGGCGACCAAGTGGGTCACCGAGCTCAAGGTGACGCGCTTCGACCAGGATGAGGGCTACTGGACCCCGCGCGGCTGGTCGGCGCTCGGACCGATCAAGACCGCCTCACGCATCGACGTGCCCCGCGGCGAGTCCGTCAACGCCGGTGAGGTCGTCATCGCCGGCGTCGCGTGGGCGCAGCACCGGGGCATTGACAAGGTCGAGGTCCGCATCGGCGACGGCGACTGGCAGGAGGCGCAGCTCGCTGCTGAGCCGACGATTGACTCCTGGCGCCAGTGGATGCTCACGTGGCAGGCCGAGCCGGGGGAGTATGCCGTGAGCGTGCGGGCCACGGACGGCACTGGGGAGGTGCAGACCGACGAGCTGGCCAACCCCGCCCCGGACGGCGCGAGCGGCTGGCACACGGTGGACGTCACGGTCGAGGGGAGTTGA
- a CDS encoding protease inhibitor I42 family protein: MELPATLVMSPGETLTFELPGLGGAGYLWFVEVSDTQPEAGSPSLGAELGEVVDAVLARSAPGLLGSAEHPQVGRGLPETLRLTAQTPGTAAVRMIQRRPWEDGPPRDERHLEVVVVAATTPVEADTDSTLDELPGQEDTQH; encoded by the coding sequence ATGGAGCTGCCCGCCACGCTCGTCATGTCTCCGGGCGAGACGCTGACCTTCGAGCTGCCCGGCCTCGGGGGTGCCGGCTACCTGTGGTTCGTCGAGGTCTCCGACACACAGCCGGAGGCTGGCTCGCCGTCGCTGGGGGCCGAGCTCGGTGAGGTCGTGGACGCCGTGCTCGCCCGCAGCGCCCCGGGACTACTGGGCTCAGCCGAGCACCCGCAGGTCGGCCGCGGACTCCCCGAGACGCTGCGCCTCACCGCACAGACCCCCGGGACCGCAGCGGTCAGGATGATCCAGCGCCGCCCGTGGGAGGACGGTCCGCCGCGGGACGAGCGGCATCTGGAAGTGGTGGTTGTGGCGGCAACCACCCCCGTGGAGGCCGACACCGACAGCACCCTGGACGAACTCCCCGGGCAGGAGGACACTCAGCATTAG